In a single window of the Salvelinus namaycush isolate Seneca chromosome 6, SaNama_1.0, whole genome shotgun sequence genome:
- the LOC120049631 gene encoding ceramide-1-phosphate transfer protein-like isoform X2, which translates to MGDCNATCCQPPSWLCCSSSVPSGSVAMGDCETSWHPCLSFNFYLPTPESPVIPHPGGVQSGGQQGERGVVLGSVPPLQVCQGQQFQVWRLMSHLTSSMATHSDDVLLEHYLYSWDELIKFMESLGPLVSFFSQKVNDKIAVIRELAQQEKEDLEKRSPVEGHSGLQTLTSGLQGPAAYSSVRSMVESELQRGLVNFSVRTRSGCRNLLRLHRSLLWILLLLQGLGEGPDAQGVYRTPGELCRDAYTVALAPHHPWLIRSAAELVFVALPDRSVFLDIVCVRKEEEVGPVLNIVVDVMREVYTRTQSILEEHNMMELP; encoded by the exons ATGGGCGACTGCAACGCTACCTGCTGCCAGCCTCCATCATGGCTCTGCTGCTCTTCCTCAGTTCCTTCTGGCTCC GTTGCAATGGGTGATTGTGAGACCTCCTGGCACCCCTGTCTGAGTTTCAATTTCTACCTTCCAACA CCGGAGAGCCCTGTTATTCCTCATCCAGGAGGGGTGCAGAGTGGGGGACAGCAGGGTGAGAGGGGTGTAGTGTTAGGTTCTGTGCCCCCTCTCCAGGTGTGTCAAGGTCAACAGTTCCAGGTGTGGCGTCTCATGTCCCACCTGACCTCTTCCATGGCTACGCACTCTGATGATGTTCTGCTGGAACACTACCTCTACAGCTGGGACGAACTCATcaa gtttATGGAATCTCTCGGACCTCTGGTCAGTTTTTTCTCTCAGAAGGTCAACGATAAGATCGCTGTCATCAGAGAGCTGGCCCAGCAGGAGAAAGAGGACCTTGAGAAACGTAGTCCAGTAGAAGGACACTCTGGACTACAAACTCTCACATCAGGACTACAAGGCCCAGCGGCCTACAGTTCAGTGCGTTCCATGGTGGAGTCGGAGCTGCAAAGGGGCTTGGTGAACTTCAGTGTGCGGACGCGCTCCGGCTGCAGAAATCTGCTGCGGCTCCACCGTTCGCTGCTCTGGATCCTGCTGCTACTGCAGGGCCTGGGGGAGGGACCGGACGCACAGGGGGTTTaccgcacccctggggagctctgCAG GGATGCGTACACCGTGGCCCTGGCCCCCCATCACCCCTGGTTGATCCGCAGCGCGGCTGAGCTGGTGTTTGTAGCGCTGCCAGACAGAAGCGTGTTCCTGGATATAGTTTGTGTGAGAAAAGAGGAGGAGGTTGGGCCGGTGCTCAACATTGTTGTAGACGTTATGAGAGAggtatacacacgcacacagagcaTACTGGAAGAACACAACATGATGGAGCTGCCAtag
- the larp7 gene encoding la-related protein 7, with protein sequence MVDTEERVVGGGGALSSTMNPGGKNKENEKKKRSRVKQLLADVKKQVDFWFGDVNLHKDRFLRRLIEESRDGYVDISVLTSFNRMKNLTTDCKLIARALKNSSVVEVNLEGTKVRRQRPIGEDPKDVDNRTVYVELLPKKVTHDWLERVFTKCGNVVYVSVPRYKTTGHSKGFAFIEFETKEEAQKAIEMLNNPPEDAPRKPGIFPKTKNRKPIPDPPTLNTTLDEEEEKKRRKKKKSRGSTKEDAPSQAETTVGGAKEQEIESESKPSDRKRKCTAEGAEVVAPEGGTDKAPAKRLEKKRRRSQAGESSESDVQGDMPAKLRRMSEGEEGKVKEEDEVKESDGKDLPVKVEEEEEKMDDSLLKAKRKRKKKHKERVKIGEEVIPLRVLSKKDWLKLKVEYLTLQKRSMGALKACLTKFHHKGAGAGEKMEMDTCLQQKQTPPEESKKAGEKESPLGPQFESGCIVRITHTKPLPGRKVIKDALSEVSPVVYVDTLEGDAEGHVRFKTPAEAKAIIDARTELQNKHSWQLEILSGDHEQRYWQKILVDRQAKLNRPRDKKRGTEKLISKAEKIIIARAKEATKHIRFMED encoded by the exons ATGGTAGACACAGAGGAAAGAGTCGTAGGTGGTGGTGGTGCCCTATCATCTACCATGAACCCAGGTGGAAAGAACAAAGAGaatgagaagaagaagaggtCCCGTGTGAAACAGCTGCTTGCAGACGTGAAGAAGCAGGTGGACTTCTGGTTTGGGGATGTCAACCTTCACAAGGACAGGTTTCTGAGACGACTCATTGAAGAGTCACGAGATGGAT ATGTTGATATATCTGTTTTGACATCCTTCAACCGAATGAAAAATCTGACAACTGATTGCAAGCTGATTGCAAGGGCACTGAAAAATTCATCTGTCGTTGAG GTCAACCTAGAGGGAACTAAAGTGCGACGGCAGCGTCCAATTGGAGAGGATCCGAAAGATGTAGACAACCGAACAGTCTATGTG GAGCTTCTGCCCAAGAAAGTAACACACGACTGGCTAGAACGAGTGTTTACCAAATGTGGAAATGTGGTTTACGTCAGTGTGCCGAGATACAAAACCACGGGCCACTCCAAAGGGTTCGCCTTCATTGAGTTTGAGACGAAAGAGGAAGCACAGAAAGCCATAGAG ATGCTGAACAACCCTCCAGAGGACGCCCCCAGGAAACCTGGCATCTTCCCCAAGACCAAGAACAGGAAGCCTATCCCCGATCCACCCACCCTGAACACCACACTAG ACGAGGAAGAGGAAAAGAAAAGGAGGAAAAAGAAGAAGTCCAGGGGCAGCACCAAAGAGGACGCCCCGTCACAGGCAGAGACAACAGTGGGCGGGGCCAAAGAACAGGAAATAGAATCTGAGTCTAAGCCCTCTGACAGGAAGAGGAAATGCACGGCCGAGGGTGCAGAGGTTGTAGCACCCGAGGGGGGCACAGATAAGGCCCCGGCCAAAAGGCTAGAGAAGAAGAGACGGCGGTCCCAGGCAGGGGAAAGCTCAGAGAGTGACGTCCAGGGAGACATGCCGGCCAAGCTGAGAAGGATGAGCGAGGGGGAGGAGGGcaaggtgaaggaggaagacgaGGTGAAGGAGAGCGATGGGAAAG ATTTGCCTGTCAAggttgaggaggaagaggagaagatggaCGACTCCCTGCTAAAAGctaagaggaagaggaagaagaagcaCAAGGAGAGGGTGAAGATTGGTGAAGAGGTCATTCCCCTCCGGGTTCTCTCCAA GAAAGACTGGCTGAAGTTGAAGGTGGAGTATCTGACCCTGCAGAAGAGGAGCATGGGAGCTCTGAAGGCGTGCCTGACCAAGTTCCACCACAAGGGGGCAGGAGCaggagagaaaatggagatggACACTTGTCTCCAACAGAAACAGACACCTC CTGAGGAGAGTAAGAAGGCAGGTGAAAAGGAGAGCCCCCTCGGCCCTCAGTTTGAGAGTGGCTGCATCGTCAGGATCACCCACACCAAACCCTTACCTGGCAGAAAAGTCATCAAG GACGCTCTCTCTGAGGTGTCCCCAGtggtgtatgtggacaccctagAGGGGGACGCCGAGGGTCACGTCCGCTTCAAGACTCCAGCAGAGGCCAAGGCCATCATTGACGCTCGCACCGAGCTGCAGAACAAACACAGCTGGCAGCTGGAGATCCTCTCTG GCGACCACGAACAAAGGTACTGGCAGAAGATCCTGGTGGACCGCCAAGCTAAGTTGAACCGGCCCAGAGACAAGAAACGGGGCACAGAGAAG CTCATTTCCAAAGCCGAGAAAATCATCATAGCCCGGGCCAAGGAGGCCACTAAGCACATCCGCTTCATGGAAGACTGA
- the LOC120049632 gene encoding uncharacterized protein LOC120049632, with translation MFAEELVKQLLLPLIFPPSLWGLDQEVSLYDVLSSTSSHRSSSSTTSRVTVLDGSSSLVSSSSSQIYDDTVNLFTSAICHQVMDNISGASSHTVEDNIHDREASIIATGSVEQAQSDSNSPQAVKQGKWMFRFLPKISKFRLNLKCFRRRNKKEVQPSEEFQDQIKVPREEDHCIPPNIVPKAVMAPLQESCLSTSQPKEKKHKPSIFVRMFSAINKGFWSTLKC, from the exons ATGTTCGCTGAGGAATTAGTGAAGCAATTGCTGCTTCCTTTGATCTTCCCTCCTTCATTGTGGGGCTTGGATCAGGAAGTCTCCCTTTACGATGTTCTGTCGAGCACATCTAGTCACCGCAGCTCAAGTTCCACTACTTCTCGAGTGACTGTACTTGATGGTAGTAGCTCTCTGGTGTCTTCTAGTTCTTCGCAGATTTACGATGACACAGTGAATCTGTTCACAAGCGCGATCTGTCACCAAGTGATGGACAACATTTCTGGAGCCTCTAGTCACACAGTGGAGGACAACATCCATGACAGAGAGGCATCCATCATTGCTACTGGGTCTGTGGAGCAGGCCCAGAGTGATTCCAATTCTCCTCAGGCTGTGAAACAAGGCAAATGGATGTTCAGATTCCTCCCAAAGATTTCCAAGTTCAGACTCAACCTCAAG TGCTTCAGGCGGCGCAACAAAAAGGAGGTACAGCCCTCAGAGGAATTCCAGGACCAGATTAAGGTTCCCCGGGAAGAGGACCATTGCATAC CACCCAACATAGTGCCAAAGGCTGTCATGGCTCCACTTCAAGAGAGTTGTCTCTCCACTTCTCAACCCAAGGAGAAGAAACACAAACCCTCAATCTTTGTCAGGATGTTCTCGGCCATCAACAAAGGCTTTTGGAGCACCTTAAAATGTTAA
- the LOC120049634 gene encoding stabilizer of axonemal microtubules 2-like — protein MRAMFQGISRIWRCPPLPRRKHHCLQGSHPEEPCVLIPGCMVSEYQEKYPAYFNTVVRAAKKPKNEYQPMEGKISNMTTFRSDYVAHEVTQRPPKVTKLYVPPDGRMRHSSTYVRDYPTHPVQKHIVTKPDGYHPPTAKMVAQSLYKEDYRAWHTQKVQPCRTRDNLKLNNSKFEVTTTYQEEFCHKIPAEARERFKPAPDAPETLPFDGATNYQMQYMSHPVQPRQPKEKAVYRPTSAPLNGVSTYRQDYLGLPAKPFRAKVAWESSPAIFQGTTEFQDQYKSWPLQPKHRHHAEEYCPTEGTLVGLSTAHADYVGHECQQRPQSSRPPVEAWTKEARAPLQTRSTMKEHYRAWDMLRPRPTLHTDELEKPKGAFAKTTTFRSAYTPKTAQRATSFKPTQTLLSPQAMNEDSVCRPTNKPKEIPSCPAWDGCPPGFEYSSMGAGGHRLYRTISIQETGPSQLAAATSDKSPYSHSRKSCMVPSRQAKRAPES, from the exons ATGAGGGCGATGTTTCAAGGTATATCCAGAATTTGGAGATGCCCACCTTTGCCAAGGAG GAAGCACCACTGTTTACAAGGATCCCATCCAGAGGAGCCGTGTGTCCTGATCCCAGGCTGCATGGTCTCGGAATACCAGGAAAAGTACCCTGCCTACTTCAACACTGTTGTCCGGGCAGCCAAGAAGCCGAAGAATGAGTACCAGCCAATGGAAGGAAAGATATCCAACATGACCACTTTCAG GTCAGACTACGTGGCCCATGAAGTGACCCAGAGGCCACCAAAGGTCACCAAGTTGTATGTGCCACCTGATGGGAGAATGAGACACAGCAGCACTTACGTCAGGGACTACCCAACTCACCCTGTTCAGAAGCACATCGTGACCAAGCCAGATGGGTACCATCCGCCCACAGCAAAAATGGTTGCCCAGTCTTTATACAAAG AGGATTATCGAGCATGGCACACCCAGAAAGTCCAACCCTGCAGGACGCGTGACAACCTGAAGTTGAACAACAGCAAATTTGAGGTGACCACCACCTATCAAGAGGAATTCTGCCACAAGATCCCAGCCGAGGCCAGGGAGAGATTCAAACCAGCCCCCGACGCCCCAGAGACCCTGCCCTTCGATGGCGCCACCAACTACCAGATGCAGTATATGTCCCATCCTGTCCAGCCCAGGCAGCCCAAGGAGAAGGCCGTCTACAGGCCCACCAGCGCCCCCCTCAATGGGGTCTCCACCTACAGGCAGGACTACCTGGGCCTGCCGGCCAAGCCCTTCAGGGCCAAGGTGGCTTGGGAGAGCAGCCCGGCAATCTTTCAGGGGACCACCGAGTTCCAGGATCAGTACAAGTCCTGGCCCCTGCAGCCCAAGCACCGGCACCATGCTGAGGAGTACTGCCCAACTGAGGGCACTTTGGTTGGTCTGTCCACAGCTCATGCTGACTATGTCGGCCACGAGTGCCAACAACGGCCCCAGTCCTCTCGCCCCCCGGTCGAGGCCTGGACAAAGGAGGCCAGGGCACCCCTCCAGACCAGGTCCACCATGAAGGAGCACTACCGTGCCTGGGACATGTTGCGTCCCCGCCCCACTTTACACACAGATGAGCTAGAGAAACCCAAGGGGGCTTTCGCCAAGACCACCACCTTCCGCTCAGCATACACACCCAAGACAGCCCAGCGCGCCACTAGCTTCAAGCCCACTCAGACGCTGCTGAGCCCCCAGGCCATGAATGAAGACTCTGTCTGTCGCCCCACCAACAAGCCCAAGGAGATCCCATCTTGCCCAGCCTGGGATGGCTGTCCTCCTGGCTTTGAGTACAGCTCCATGGGGGCTGGAGGACACAGGCTGTACCGGACCATTTCGATACAGGAAACAGGGCCGAGTCAGCTGGCCGCAGCCACGAGCGATAAGTCTCCTTACTCCCACAGCAGGAAGAGCTGCATGGTCCCCAGCCGCCAAGCCAAGAGGGCACCAGAGTCCTGA
- the LOC120049631 gene encoding ceramide-1-phosphate transfer protein-like isoform X1, with protein MGINGRLQRYLLPASIMALLLFLSSFWLPQVAMGDCETSWHPCLSFNFYLPTPESPVIPHPGGVQSGGQQGERGVVLGSVPPLQVCQGQQFQVWRLMSHLTSSMATHSDDVLLEHYLYSWDELIKFMESLGPLVSFFSQKVNDKIAVIRELAQQEKEDLEKRSPVEGHSGLQTLTSGLQGPAAYSSVRSMVESELQRGLVNFSVRTRSGCRNLLRLHRSLLWILLLLQGLGEGPDAQGVYRTPGELCRDAYTVALAPHHPWLIRSAAELVFVALPDRSVFLDIVCVRKEEEVGPVLNIVVDVMREVYTRTQSILEEHNMMELP; from the exons ATGGGCATTAATGGGCGACTGCAACGCTACCTGCTGCCAGCCTCCATCATGGCTCTGCTGCTCTTCCTCAGTTCCTTCTGGCTCC ctCAGGTTGCAATGGGTGATTGTGAGACCTCCTGGCACCCCTGTCTGAGTTTCAATTTCTACCTTCCAACA CCGGAGAGCCCTGTTATTCCTCATCCAGGAGGGGTGCAGAGTGGGGGACAGCAGGGTGAGAGGGGTGTAGTGTTAGGTTCTGTGCCCCCTCTCCAGGTGTGTCAAGGTCAACAGTTCCAGGTGTGGCGTCTCATGTCCCACCTGACCTCTTCCATGGCTACGCACTCTGATGATGTTCTGCTGGAACACTACCTCTACAGCTGGGACGAACTCATcaa gtttATGGAATCTCTCGGACCTCTGGTCAGTTTTTTCTCTCAGAAGGTCAACGATAAGATCGCTGTCATCAGAGAGCTGGCCCAGCAGGAGAAAGAGGACCTTGAGAAACGTAGTCCAGTAGAAGGACACTCTGGACTACAAACTCTCACATCAGGACTACAAGGCCCAGCGGCCTACAGTTCAGTGCGTTCCATGGTGGAGTCGGAGCTGCAAAGGGGCTTGGTGAACTTCAGTGTGCGGACGCGCTCCGGCTGCAGAAATCTGCTGCGGCTCCACCGTTCGCTGCTCTGGATCCTGCTGCTACTGCAGGGCCTGGGGGAGGGACCGGACGCACAGGGGGTTTaccgcacccctggggagctctgCAG GGATGCGTACACCGTGGCCCTGGCCCCCCATCACCCCTGGTTGATCCGCAGCGCGGCTGAGCTGGTGTTTGTAGCGCTGCCAGACAGAAGCGTGTTCCTGGATATAGTTTGTGTGAGAAAAGAGGAGGAGGTTGGGCCGGTGCTCAACATTGTTGTAGACGTTATGAGAGAggtatacacacgcacacagagcaTACTGGAAGAACACAACATGATGGAGCTGCCAtag